In one Oryza glaberrima chromosome 2, OglaRS2, whole genome shotgun sequence genomic region, the following are encoded:
- the LOC127764120 gene encoding uncharacterized protein LOC127764120, producing the protein MLKFLSKVVVEYCPLDPRKAAVVELLAQCNGRKAKDSNPACSVELRRLPSPPPADAAAAGEKNAHPPPRVLVTYFNGVEESFVAAEGATAQGIRDQILDRGRLLDTEQLFRDGGEKWPVLIPEEELTMSFPGIKPKKAEEKPQA; encoded by the exons ATGCTCAAGTTCTTGTcgaaggtggtggtggagtaCTGCCCGCTGGACCcgcggaaggcggcggtggtggagctccTGGCGCAGTGCAACGGCCGCAAGGCCAAGGACTCCAACCCGGCCTGCTccgtcgagctccgccgcctcccctcgccgccccccgccgacgccgcggcggccggggagaagAACGCCCACCCGCCCCCGCGCGTGCTCGTCACCTACTTCAACGGCGTCGAGGAGTCCTTCGTCGCCGCGGAGGGCGCCACCGCGCAGGGGATCCGCGACCAGATCCTCGACCGCGGGCGCCTCCTCGACACTGAGCAGCTCTTCCGCGACGGCGGGGAGAAGTGGCCCGTCCTCATCCCCGAGGAGGAGCTCACCATGTCGTTCCCGGGCATCAAG CCAAAGAAAGCCGAGGAGAAGCCCCAGGCCTAG